The Myxococcales bacterium genome window below encodes:
- a CDS encoding DUF4157 domain-containing protein, whose amino-acid sequence MRALAQVRRRHSPADATRHGLSGSRLHGPRRSHASTHARGRQAHAHPGPTEIERPAVGTLVCGGTGARPHTARRRPVRTAPDRRRRQRLSCPGLPPATRSRFEASLGGSLAEVRLHDGPASATAAAHLDARAFANGHDIHFAAGAYAPGTPDGDHLLAHEVAHTRQHDGASGLHRAATVGPSDDPAEHEADVAADAMLVGAPALIATPATATIARSPTRAAPTAPGARGDTGARAWRDGQLIRVAPARLSPAQASAAFAAADLAPAKPITREALRTYERLTEPTPPAADLARAVEALPHYALPALVTLQRDHRRVVNLASVLGVDLASPIEDAEQTAVAGAVRGHRQGAGDISQTAGVTLEADLAVMAVRDQEAGLGDELAGADHAYDRLVSHRKIADVGRERAEAEGAVRRAERARDKDAGAIANLFSSVGKSIKGLAKWTSKPEEAVGELVEAAGGLFAWFTREHDAPQIASARAELVSIQRALQTATDDEAYAELTAAADHVGRTIDRLAALARQVSAAKKLRAQSYATLGKRLANGTDPRLGGKNRIEGLITQIPMLEEWLARAGHIETSPLRTLPELESLIAYGRSHGNDYEAYGRWALATLPWLADSIDALRGHYARRLREATSLAQQTRALGARDDDD is encoded by the coding sequence ATCCGAGCACTTGCACAGGTCCGACGCCGGCACAGCCCTGCTGATGCGACCAGGCATGGACTTTCAGGCTCGCGCCTGCATGGCCCTCGACGATCCCACGCCAGCACCCACGCGCGCGGCCGGCAAGCGCACGCTCACCCAGGCCCTACCGAGATCGAGCGTCCAGCCGTCGGGACCCTCGTCTGCGGAGGCACCGGCGCGCGGCCGCACACCGCTCGGCGACGACCCGTTCGGACTGCACCAGATCGTCGACGCCGCCAACGCCTCTCCTGCCCAGGCCTGCCACCAGCGACGCGATCGCGGTTCGAGGCGTCGCTCGGCGGCAGCCTGGCCGAGGTCCGGTTGCACGACGGCCCCGCGTCGGCCACCGCTGCGGCCCACCTCGACGCGCGCGCGTTCGCCAACGGCCACGACATCCACTTTGCGGCTGGCGCCTACGCGCCTGGCACGCCCGACGGCGATCACCTGCTGGCCCACGAGGTCGCGCACACGCGTCAGCACGACGGCGCGTCGGGGCTGCACCGCGCTGCCACGGTTGGGCCGAGCGACGACCCCGCCGAGCACGAGGCCGACGTCGCCGCCGATGCGATGCTGGTGGGCGCGCCCGCGCTGATCGCGACCCCCGCGACCGCGACGATCGCCCGGTCCCCGACCCGCGCCGCCCCGACTGCTCCGGGCGCCCGGGGCGACACCGGCGCGCGGGCGTGGCGCGACGGCCAGCTGATCCGCGTCGCGCCTGCGCGCCTGTCGCCAGCCCAGGCGAGCGCTGCGTTCGCCGCGGCGGATTTGGCACCAGCCAAGCCGATCACCAGGGAGGCGCTGCGCACCTACGAGCGCCTCACCGAGCCCACCCCACCGGCCGCCGATCTCGCTCGCGCTGTCGAGGCCTTGCCGCACTACGCCCTCCCAGCGCTGGTGACTCTGCAGCGCGATCACAGGCGCGTGGTCAACCTGGCGAGCGTCCTCGGCGTCGACCTGGCGAGCCCCATCGAAGACGCCGAGCAGACCGCGGTGGCCGGCGCGGTGCGCGGCCACCGCCAGGGTGCGGGTGACATCAGCCAGACGGCGGGCGTCACCCTCGAGGCCGACCTGGCGGTCATGGCGGTCCGCGACCAGGAGGCCGGCCTCGGCGATGAACTGGCAGGCGCCGACCACGCCTACGACCGGCTCGTCAGCCATCGCAAGATCGCCGACGTCGGACGCGAGCGCGCCGAGGCCGAGGGCGCCGTGCGCAGGGCAGAGCGCGCCCGCGACAAGGATGCTGGGGCGATCGCGAACTTGTTCAGCTCCGTCGGCAAGTCCATCAAGGGCCTGGCCAAGTGGACCTCGAAACCCGAGGAGGCGGTCGGCGAGCTCGTCGAGGCGGCTGGCGGCCTGTTCGCGTGGTTCACACGCGAGCACGACGCCCCCCAGATCGCCTCCGCCCGGGCCGAGCTCGTCAGCATCCAGCGCGCGCTGCAGACGGCCACCGATGACGAGGCCTACGCCGAGCTGACCGCCGCGGCCGACCACGTCGGGCGGACGATCGATCGCCTCGCCGCGCTGGCACGGCAGGTGAGCGCGGCCAAGAAGCTGCGCGCGCAGAGCTACGCCACGCTCGGCAAGCGCCTGGCGAACGGCACCGACCCTCGGCTGGGCGGCAAGAACCGAATCGAAGGGCTCATCACCCAGATCCCGATGCTCGAGGAGTGGCTGGCGCGGGCTGGCCACATCGAGACCTCGCCGCTGCGCACGCTGCCCGAGCTGGAGAGCCTGATCGCGTACGGTCGCAGCCACGGCAACGACTACGAGGCCTACGGTCGGTGGGCGCTCGCGACCCTGCCGTGGCTCGCCGACTCGATCGATGCGCTGCGTGGCCACTACGCCCGTCGCCTGCGGGAGGCGACGAGCCTGGCGCAGCAGACGCGCGCGCTCGGGGCCCGGGACGACGACGACTGA
- a CDS encoding type II toxin-antitoxin system Phd/YefM family antitoxin translates to MTKKQPQAAEPALGWTSLAAGSVDGSPAVSATDAKHRFAQLLDAAVTTGPVVITKHDVPRAVLLSIDDYRALTARRSDRLAALDARFDALLDRMQAPAARAGMAAAFDAEPDELGAAAVAAARADA, encoded by the coding sequence ATGACCAAGAAGCAGCCCCAGGCCGCCGAGCCGGCGCTCGGCTGGACGTCGCTGGCGGCGGGCTCGGTCGACGGCTCGCCCGCGGTCTCGGCGACCGACGCCAAGCATCGGTTCGCGCAGCTGCTCGACGCCGCGGTCACGACCGGGCCGGTGGTCATCACCAAGCACGACGTCCCCCGGGCGGTGCTGCTGTCGATCGACGACTACCGCGCCCTGACCGCGCGCCGCAGCGATCGCCTGGCCGCGCTCGACGCGCGCTTCGACGCGCTGCTGGATCGGATGCAGGCGCCGGCGGCGCGCGCGGGCATGGCGGCGGCGTTCGACGCCGAGCCCGACGAGCTGGGCGCGGCGGCGGTGGCGGCGGCGCGCGCGGATGCCTGA
- a CDS encoding GNAT family N-acetyltransferase: MVATIDELTAADLPAARTLLAAACAFDRAAEVAEEKLLGHAPHGAPHAFAARADGALVGVATASGDRIRLLAVAPHARGQGIGTALLHACEETIWAGAHRWARVLDEPGNYLAPGVDVDNHETLAWLGRRGYVRRDEHENLVVDVRANPRISAARATELAERCADRGYTLRRARADELDALSAAISIGFGGAWPFEIERAAGHAPCGLHLAEHHGRIAAFAAHDGNNRGLGWFGPAGTWPEHRGQGLGEALLIACLVDVAAHHPRAEIAWIGPREFYERALGPMTTRRFAAMARHTPSRRTTVPPMMR, translated from the coding sequence ATGGTGGCGACGATCGACGAGCTGACGGCGGCGGATCTGCCGGCGGCGCGGACGTTGCTCGCCGCGGCCTGCGCGTTCGATCGCGCGGCCGAGGTCGCCGAGGAGAAGCTCCTGGGGCACGCGCCGCACGGCGCGCCCCACGCGTTCGCGGCCCGGGCCGACGGCGCGCTGGTCGGGGTCGCGACCGCCAGCGGCGATCGGATCCGGCTGCTCGCGGTCGCGCCGCACGCGCGCGGCCAGGGGATCGGCACGGCGCTCTTGCACGCGTGCGAGGAGACGATCTGGGCCGGCGCCCACCGGTGGGCGCGCGTGCTCGACGAGCCCGGCAACTACCTGGCGCCCGGCGTCGACGTCGACAACCACGAGACGCTGGCGTGGCTGGGCCGCCGCGGCTACGTCCGCCGCGACGAGCACGAGAACCTGGTCGTCGACGTGCGCGCCAACCCGCGGATCAGCGCCGCGCGCGCCACCGAGCTGGCCGAGCGCTGCGCCGACCGCGGCTACACGCTCCGGCGGGCCCGCGCCGACGAGCTCGACGCGCTGTCGGCGGCGATCTCGATCGGTTTCGGCGGCGCGTGGCCGTTCGAGATCGAGCGCGCGGCCGGCCACGCGCCGTGCGGCCTGCACCTGGCCGAGCACCACGGCCGCATCGCCGCGTTCGCCGCCCACGACGGCAACAACCGCGGGCTCGGCTGGTTCGGGCCCGCCGGCACCTGGCCCGAGCACCGCGGCCAGGGCCTGGGCGAGGCGCTCTTGATCGCCTGCCTGGTCGACGTCGCGGCCCACCACCCGCGCGCGGAGATCGCCTGGATCGGCCCGCGCGAGTTCTACGAGCGTGCGCTCGGGCCGATGACCACGCGCCGCTTCGCCGCGATGGCCCGGCACACGCCGAGCCGGCGCACGACCGTGCCGCCGATGATGCGGTGA
- a CDS encoding NDP-sugar synthase, whose translation MTRAMLLCAGYGTRLGALSDQRPKPMLPVCDLPILRFGIAQLVAHGVRDLVINVHHRGDVIERELGDGAALGARIQYSPEDVILGTGGGLKRALPLLDPDGADAPFVSMNGKLIFDVDVTGLLAAFARDPEALGMMVVRRVPDAVAWGAVDVRDDDGRARVRDVLGDGAHMFCGVHVTRPSVVARLPDGEACMIRQGYLPWMRAGAAVAAFEHGDGYFAEHSTPARYLESNWALLDGTPLAHPPGPLIGIDPSATIAAGAEVRAPVRIGAGAHVGAGAVVGPHAVVGAGAVVEPGARLERTVVWAGATAAGVLRDAIVTATGVTQA comes from the coding sequence ATGACGCGCGCGATGTTGCTCTGCGCTGGCTACGGCACGCGGCTGGGGGCCCTGTCCGATCAGCGCCCCAAGCCGATGTTGCCGGTGTGCGACCTGCCGATCCTGCGGTTCGGGATCGCGCAGCTCGTCGCCCACGGCGTGCGCGACCTGGTCATCAACGTCCACCACCGCGGCGACGTGATCGAGCGCGAGCTGGGCGACGGCGCCGCGCTGGGCGCGCGCATCCAGTACAGCCCCGAGGACGTCATCCTCGGCACCGGCGGCGGGCTCAAGCGCGCGCTGCCGCTGCTCGATCCCGACGGCGCCGACGCCCCGTTCGTCTCGATGAACGGCAAGCTGATCTTCGACGTCGACGTCACCGGCCTGCTCGCGGCGTTCGCGCGCGACCCCGAGGCGCTGGGCATGATGGTCGTGCGGCGCGTGCCCGACGCGGTCGCCTGGGGCGCGGTCGACGTGCGCGACGACGACGGCCGCGCGCGCGTGCGCGACGTGCTCGGCGACGGCGCCCACATGTTCTGCGGCGTCCACGTCACCCGGCCGAGCGTGGTCGCGCGCCTGCCCGACGGCGAGGCCTGCATGATCCGCCAGGGCTACCTGCCGTGGATGCGCGCCGGCGCCGCGGTCGCGGCGTTCGAGCACGGGGACGGCTACTTCGCCGAGCACTCGACCCCGGCCCGCTACCTCGAGAGCAACTGGGCGCTGCTCGACGGCACCCCGCTGGCCCACCCGCCGGGGCCGCTGATCGGGATCGACCCGAGCGCCACGATCGCCGCGGGCGCCGAGGTGCGCGCGCCCGTGCGGATCGGCGCGGGCGCCCACGTCGGGGCCGGCGCGGTGGTCGGGCCGCACGCCGTCGTCGGCGCGGGCGCGGTGGTCGAGCCAGGGGCGCGACTCGAGCGCACGGTGGTGTGGGCGGGCGCGACGGCGGCCGGGGTGCTGCGCGACGCGATCGTCACCGCGACCGGCGTGACCCAGGCGTAG
- a CDS encoding ZTL protein: MPEPTVYVLAGCNGAGKSSIGGAAFRARGADYFDPDEQAAALVATQGLGVADAASAAWHQGVRLLERTLAERLDFAIETTLAGATIPRLLRHAISLGVAVRVWYAGLASVELSLARIRARVARGGHDVDPADVRRRYDASRLHLIELLPGLAALRLYDNSDDADPAAGVAPRPRLVLHLERGAVRSVVDLPSVPAWARPIVAAAVRA; this comes from the coding sequence ATGCCTGAGCCGACGGTCTACGTGCTGGCCGGCTGCAACGGCGCCGGCAAGAGCAGCATCGGCGGCGCCGCCTTCCGCGCGCGCGGCGCCGACTACTTCGATCCCGACGAGCAGGCCGCCGCGCTGGTCGCGACCCAGGGCCTCGGCGTGGCCGACGCCGCCAGCGCCGCCTGGCACCAGGGCGTGCGCTTGCTCGAGCGCACGCTGGCCGAGCGCCTCGACTTCGCGATCGAGACGACGCTGGCCGGCGCCACGATCCCCCGGCTCCTGCGCCACGCGATCAGCCTCGGCGTCGCGGTGCGGGTCTGGTACGCCGGGCTGGCCTCGGTCGAGCTCAGCCTCGCGCGCATCCGCGCCCGGGTCGCGCGCGGCGGCCACGACGTCGATCCGGCCGACGTGCGCCGCCGCTACGACGCCAGCCGGCTGCACCTGATCGAGCTCCTGCCCGGGCTGGCGGCGCTGCGCCTGTACGACAACTCCGATGACGCCGACCCCGCGGCCGGCGTCGCGCCGCGGCCGCGGCTGGTCCTGCACCTCGAGCGCGGCGCGGTGCGCAGCGTCGTCGACCTACCGTCGGTCCCGGCCTGGGCCCGGCCGATCGTCGCCGCCGCGGTCCGGGCCTGA
- a CDS encoding DnaJ domain-containing protein — MIVAEGSIADRPFPRTFAAIAARAFTGELIVTSGGREYRIGWRDGAVVGATSPHPADSAAKIAVTLGVLSSTQASEVARVIAANAGCDEVEVVARVARLTSEMVGRLARRLAATRAARIFSIESGEFQLDDTPPMGAITPVDPRWIMYSGVRTHYTIDRLHREVSRLAGAIEVPEDADLSAFGFGEGEADIVARVRGARLNLLPPPADLDGRVVEAIALVLLSTGVAAAVAGDPIPMASPAVPASPRTRVTSSSPPRARDASTAIPRPRDASTAIPRPRDASTAISQPRDSSTAISQPRDSSTASSRPPDPSTAIPRPRDSSTAIPRARDSSTAIPRARDSSTAIPRARDSSTAIPRAGTAIGVPPMRSTSAPPVGTSSSHASGPIEAPRTMTGPIPAQADRRSTGSIPVPPPRTMTTQIAVAPPPRTSTGSIAPPPSSPGRPRHGARSRVADPARALALIAERKAALESGADHFAMLSLTSEASVEEVRTAYFELARYLHPDRLAAAGLADERREAHRVFARINEAFGVLSDPDRRAEYVRTMRAGGAHVVAAAADAAAAKVREVIGGEEAYRKGEMALRRMELELAITQFQAAVELSPEEADHHAMLGWAIYVAAPDKAAALPLARGHLRKAVELSVKAHLPHLFLGRIARMEGEATAAVNHLRQAVDLAPHNPEAAAELRAAEAMKARSSSRPGLFSRPKK, encoded by the coding sequence GTGATCGTCGCCGAAGGCTCCATCGCGGACCGGCCGTTCCCGCGCACGTTCGCGGCCATCGCGGCGCGCGCGTTCACCGGCGAGCTGATCGTCACCAGCGGCGGTCGGGAGTACCGGATCGGCTGGCGCGACGGCGCGGTGGTGGGCGCGACCAGCCCGCACCCGGCCGACAGCGCCGCCAAGATCGCCGTGACGCTGGGCGTGCTCAGCTCGACCCAGGCCAGCGAGGTCGCGCGCGTGATCGCCGCGAACGCCGGCTGCGACGAGGTCGAGGTGGTGGCGCGGGTGGCGCGGCTGACGTCCGAGATGGTCGGGCGCCTGGCGCGCCGCCTGGCCGCGACCCGCGCCGCGCGGATCTTCTCGATCGAGAGCGGCGAGTTCCAGCTCGACGACACGCCGCCGATGGGCGCGATCACGCCGGTCGACCCGCGCTGGATCATGTACAGCGGCGTGCGCACGCACTACACGATCGATCGCCTCCACCGCGAGGTCTCGCGCCTCGCCGGGGCGATCGAGGTGCCCGAGGACGCGGATCTGTCGGCGTTCGGGTTCGGCGAGGGCGAGGCCGACATCGTCGCGCGCGTGCGCGGCGCCCGCCTGAACCTGCTGCCGCCGCCGGCCGACCTCGACGGACGGGTGGTCGAGGCGATCGCGCTGGTGCTCCTGTCGACCGGCGTGGCCGCGGCGGTGGCCGGCGATCCGATCCCGATGGCGTCACCGGCGGTGCCGGCGTCGCCGCGGACGCGCGTCACGTCGTCCTCGCCACCGCGCGCCCGCGACGCGTCGACCGCGATCCCCAGGCCCCGCGACGCGTCGACCGCGATCCCCAGGCCCCGCGACGCGTCGACCGCGATCTCGCAGCCCCGCGACTCGTCGACCGCGATCTCGCAGCCCCGCGACTCGTCGACCGCGAGCTCGCGGCCCCCCGACCCATCGACCGCGATCCCCCGGCCCCGCGACTCGTCGACCGCGATCCCCAGGGCCCGCGACTCGTCGACCGCGATCCCCAGGGCCCGCGACTCGTCGACCGCGATCCCCAGGGCCCGCGACTCGTCGACCGCGATCCCCCGCGCGGGGACCGCGATCGGCGTGCCGCCGATGCGCTCGACCAGCGCGCCCCCGGTCGGGACCTCCTCGAGCCACGCCTCGGGGCCGATCGAAGCGCCGCGCACGATGACCGGCCCGATCCCCGCGCAGGCCGACCGCCGCTCGACCGGCTCGATCCCGGTGCCGCCGCCCCGCACGATGACGACGCAGATCGCGGTGGCGCCGCCGCCCCGCACCTCGACCGGCTCGATCGCCCCGCCGCCATCATCGCCGGGTCGGCCGCGCCACGGCGCCCGATCCCGGGTCGCCGATCCAGCCCGGGCCCTGGCGCTGATCGCCGAGCGCAAGGCCGCGCTCGAGAGCGGGGCCGATCACTTCGCGATGCTGTCGTTGACCAGCGAGGCCTCGGTCGAGGAGGTCCGCACGGCGTACTTCGAGCTGGCCCGCTACCTCCACCCCGATCGCCTCGCGGCGGCGGGGCTCGCCGATGAGCGGCGCGAGGCCCACCGGGTGTTCGCGCGGATCAACGAGGCCTTCGGCGTGCTCTCGGATCCCGATCGCCGGGCCGAGTACGTGCGGACGATGCGGGCTGGGGGCGCCCACGTGGTCGCGGCCGCGGCCGACGCCGCCGCCGCCAAGGTGCGCGAGGTGATCGGCGGCGAGGAGGCCTACCGCAAGGGCGAGATGGCGCTGCGGCGCATGGAGCTCGAGCTGGCGATCACCCAGTTCCAGGCCGCCGTCGAGCTGAGCCCCGAGGAGGCCGACCACCACGCCATGCTGGGCTGGGCGATCTACGTCGCGGCGCCCGACAAGGCCGCGGCGCTGCCGCTGGCGCGGGGCCACCTGCGCAAGGCGGTCGAGCTGTCGGTCAAGGCTCACCTGCCGCACCTGTTCCTCGGCCGGATCGCGCGCATGGAGGGCGAGGCGACCGCGGCCGTCAACCACCTGCGCCAGGCCGTCGACCTGGCCCCGCACAACCCCGAGGCCGCCGCCGAGCTGCGCGCGGCCGAGGCCATGAAGGCGCGCTCGTCGTCGCGCCCGGGCCTGTTCAGCCGCCCCAAGAAGTAG
- a CDS encoding Stp1/IreP family PP2C-type Ser/Thr phosphatase — MSTSFPLGPHRVRFAGATNIGRKREHNEDSIALPTSIRLAIVADGMGGHASGDVASRLAVDTVTDYFEATAEQQPLTWPYKVDTEERAEVNRMTQGVMLANLEIWERTQQAGGRMGTTIVAMYFLDDRVIIGHVGDSRCYRLRDGELVQLTEDHSLMNDYIRMKRMTAEEAANWPHKNVVVRALGMKESVAVDIHVEKPQVGDCYILCSDGLSGMITDDQLAVIVSTERELDGAVERLIDTANDAGGVDNISAILARIEAD; from the coding sequence GTGAGCACGTCGTTTCCGCTCGGGCCCCACCGCGTCCGGTTCGCCGGCGCGACCAACATCGGCCGCAAGCGCGAGCACAACGAGGACTCGATCGCGCTGCCGACGAGCATCCGGCTCGCGATCGTCGCGGACGGCATGGGCGGCCACGCGTCGGGCGACGTCGCCAGCCGGCTGGCCGTCGACACGGTCACCGACTACTTCGAGGCGACCGCCGAGCAGCAGCCGCTGACCTGGCCGTACAAGGTCGACACCGAGGAGCGGGCCGAGGTCAACCGCATGACTCAGGGCGTCATGCTGGCCAACCTCGAGATCTGGGAGCGGACCCAGCAGGCCGGCGGCCGGATGGGCACGACGATCGTCGCGATGTACTTCCTCGACGACCGCGTGATCATCGGCCACGTCGGCGACAGCCGCTGCTACCGCCTGCGCGACGGCGAGCTGGTCCAGCTCACCGAGGACCACTCGCTCATGAACGACTACATCCGCATGAAGCGGATGACCGCCGAGGAGGCGGCCAACTGGCCGCACAAGAACGTCGTCGTGCGCGCGCTGGGGATGAAGGAGTCGGTGGCGGTCGACATCCACGTCGAGAAGCCCCAGGTCGGCGACTGCTACATCCTGTGCTCGGACGGGCTGTCGGGCATGATCACCGACGACCAGCTCGCGGTGATCGTCTCGACCGAGCGCGAGCTCGACGGCGCGGTCGAGCGGCTGATCGACACCGCCAACGACGCCGGCGGCGTCGACAACATCTCGGCGATCCTGGCCCGGATCGAGGCCGACTGA